The following proteins come from a genomic window of bacterium:
- a CDS encoding N-acetylmuramoyl-L-alanine amidase encodes MSRNLKSCVFYSLALICVFLRADVFAVPAEAQKGDWKYIVIHHSATATGNAAIFDKSHKRRGMKNGLAYHFVIDNGTSGKRNGQIETGSRWKRQIEGGHVRQRWLNIQGIGICIVGNLNEKSMTEKQYWSLVWLTKDLMKKYNIPQNKVLFHGKIKGESTECPGKKFPYARFQKDINISNNTNSNSRNPKKTKNSKNTRRTAK; translated from the coding sequence ATGTCGCGCAATCTGAAATCCTGTGTTTTTTATTCTTTAGCATTGATATGCGTGTTCTTGCGCGCTGATGTTTTCGCGGTTCCGGCCGAAGCGCAAAAAGGCGACTGGAAATATATAGTCATACACCACAGCGCTACCGCTACAGGAAACGCTGCTATATTCGACAAATCCCATAAGAGAAGAGGGATGAAGAACGGGCTTGCTTACCATTTTGTGATAGATAACGGGACAAGCGGAAAAAGGAACGGACAGATAGAAACCGGTTCAAGATGGAAACGCCAGATAGAAGGAGGGCACGTAAGGCAAAGATGGCTTAATATCCAGGGGATAGGGATATGCATAGTCGGCAACCTTAATGAAAAAAGCATGACGGAAAAACAGTACTGGTCACTGGTATGGCTGACAAAAGATCTCATGAAAAAGTATAATATCCCTCAGAATAAGGTTCTTTTTCACGGAAAAATCAAAGGGGAATCCACCGAATGCCCCGGAAAGAAATTCCCTTACGCCAGGTTCCAAAAAGATATAAATATCAGCAATAATACAAATTCAAACAGCAGGAATCCTAAAAAAACAAAAAATTCAAAAAATACAAGAAGAACGGCAAAATAA